The following are encoded in a window of Castanea sativa cultivar Marrone di Chiusa Pesio chromosome 5, ASM4071231v1 genomic DNA:
- the LOC142635018 gene encoding uncharacterized protein LOC142635018, with protein MAKMNPMWGLVWVKPRLQKVWVWISLLMEVIAWKGGIPLIKPSGCKVMELCKADLLECLTERKRLEWQSIPTSIMGNRCHWLCWGLWMLWNSERVDVMPLANTEQEIHVVVKVPNSDSNWLFFAIYASSRSVERHILWNNLIKVVELHDMPWVLAGDFNEPLTKEDKFWAWHPNPVLAEAVKTFIEDAANWNRLHFGNIFEKKKSIMAKLNGIQRAMSGDRNIAFYHVSTLVRRKRNRILAIKDLTREWIHEENEIKDFIRRGFEGVYTSSFLSSPRHNPLVSQWQAQLSEEEKMSISGAALNEEIKTTLWSLKPFKAPGPDGLHARFFQIFWLVVGKSVLEEVGKIFEERKMPKYLNKTHIALIPKIQGPETLGNYRPISLCNTVYKIVTKIIVARVRPFLDKLISLLQPAFVPGRKSVDNAIIVQEIIHTLSKKRGNIGYMALKIDLEKAYDKLKWMSEAKSRVFFSPNVDRDSRESFCDILGFHSTPSLGKYLGFPNRLTGSSSQDFNYILDRVKTKLAGWKANLLSLAGRMLLIQASSSAIPAYVMQCAQLLGRILDGIDLVNRNFLWGSSETTKKVHWVGWHKVAKSKEEGTLGLQAANGRNNALLAKLNWRFHTERDALWSQVLSIGVKGCLVRRGIGEDDCCPICQVESETILHALRDCLRVKAVWLQLGIDDQNRDF; from the exons ATGGCGAAGATGAACCCAATGTGGGGTTTGGTGTGGGTTAAGCCGAGGCTACAGAAGGTTTGGGTATGGATATCTCTGCTAATGGAAGTGATTGCATGGAAAGGGGGGATTCCTTTGATTAAACCATCGGGGTGCAAGGTAATGGAGCTGTGCAAAGCAGATCTCTTGGAGTGTCTAACTGAGCGCAAGAGGCTAGAGTGGCAATCGATTCCAACCTCGATAATGGGCAACAG ATGCCATTGGCTTTGCTGGGGTCTGTGGATGTTGTGGAATTCGGAAAGGGTGGATGTCATGCCACTAGCTAACACTGAACAGGAGATTCATGTTGTTGTAAAGGTACCAAATTCTGACTCCAATTGGTTGTTTTTTGCCATATATGCTAGTTCTAGGAGTGTTGAACGGCACATTTTATGGAACAATTTAATTAAGGTTGTTGAGTTGCATGATATGCCGTGGGTTCTTGCGGGCGATTTTAATGAGCCGCTTACTAAGGAAGACAAGTTTTGGG CTTGGCACCCTAATCCTGTGCTGGCTGAGGCAGTTAAGACATTCATTGAGGATGCAGCCAACTGGAACAGGTTGCACTTTGgaaatatttttgagaaaaagaaaagcattaTGGCCAAGTTAAATGGTATTCAGAGGGCTATGTCG GGAGATCGAAATATAGCCTTTTATCATGTCTCGACTCTGGTCAGAAGGAAAAGAAATCGGATTTTGGCTATAAAAGATTTAACTAGGGAATGGATCCATGAGGAGAATGAGATCAAGGATTTCATTAGAAGAGGCTTTGAGGGGGTGTACACCTCTTCTTTCTTAAGTAGCCCTCGGCATAACCCCTTAGTTTCTCAATGGCAAGCCCAATTGTCAGAGGAAGAGAAGATGAGTATTAGTGGGGCTGCTTTAAATGAGGAGATTAAAACAACCCTTTGGTCGCTTAAGCCTTTCAAAGCGCCTGGCCCGGATGGACTGCATGCTAGATTCTTCCAAATATTTTGGTTGGTTGTGGGTAAATCGGTCTTGGAGGAAGTGGGAAAAATTTTTGAGGAAAGGAAAATGCCAAAGTACTTGAATAAGACCCACATTGCCCTCATCCCAAAGATTCAAGGACCTGAAACGTTGGGTAATTATAGGCCTATTAGCTTGTGCAACACTGTTTATAAAATTGTCACAAAGATAATTGTTGCAAGGGTGAGGCCCTTTTTGGATAAACTCATTTCCCTGCTCCAACCAGCCTTTGTTCCGGGGAGGAAAAGTGTTGACAATGCAATCATTGTTCAAGAAATTATCCATACTCTTAGCAAAAAGAGAGGAAACATAGGGTATATGGCTTTGAAGATTGATTTGGAAAAGGCATATGATAAACTTAAGTGGA TGAGTGAAGCCAAGTCAAGAGTTTTCTTCTCGCCTAATGTGGACAGGGATAGCAGAGAGTCCTTTTGTGACATTCTTGGGTTCCATTCTACTCCATCGCTTGGAAAATACCTAGGCTTCCCAAATAGACTCACCGGGTCTTCTTCACAAGACTTCAATTACATTCTTGATAGGGTGAAGACCAAGCTAGCGGGGTGGAAAGCTAATTTGCTCTCATTAGCTGGCCGCATGTTGCTCATCCAAGCCTCCTCATCTGCTATTCCAGCTTATGTTATGCAGTGTGCTCAATTGCTGGGTAGAATTCTTGATGGTATTGACCTAGTAAACCGGAATTTTTTGTGGGGTTCGTCAGAAACTACTAAGAAAGTCCACTGGGTTGGCTGGCACAAAGTGGCTAAATCTAAGGAGGAAGGGACCCTTGGACTGCAGGCAGCAAATGGTAGAAATAATGCTCTTCTTGCCAAGCTAAATTGGCGGTTCCATACGGAAAGAGATGCCTTGTGGTCACAAGTATTAAG TATAGGGGTGAAGGGCTGTTTGGTGAGAAGGGGTATTGGGGAAGATGACTGTTGTCCCATCTGCCAAGTGGAGTCAGAGACAATTTTGCATGCTCTCAGGGACTGTTTAAGGGTCAAGGCTGTGTGGCTTCAGCTGGGGATTGACGATCAAAACCGAGACTTCTAG